The stretch of DNA ATTGCAAGCCCTCTATACGTATCTACTCAGTAGATgactgggtgggtggatggatggatgggtggatggatctGGGGTACAGAGGTCTCAGGGCTGTGTCAGGGTGGAAGTGTAATTTGGGCAGGAATATGGAGGCTGACAAGATCTCTCATGCCCATTAGACTGGCTCTTGCTGGAGTGGTCAGCACTCTACCTGAGACATTTCAGATATGGCTCTCCTTATGCTTCTCTAGCTTGGGAGGACTTACGGGCGGACGGGTTGTGTCTCGTTTATCTGTTAGGTTGATtgtctagcacagtgccaggcacatagtaggcattcagttTTTGTGGAGGGAACAGAGGCTGCGGCCTCCTGTCATTGCAGGAGGGTGCCCCTTGGGCCGAGTTCCCCTCTCAGTGTATCCCAGCCCATGCTGGGCATCCGTGAAGCGAGGCCTGCTGGCTTGGGTGCTGGCCCTGCAGCCtcaccccacctcagccccagTCCTGCCCCTAGCACAGCCAGCAGTGCCCCAGGTAAGTCTCTACAACCTCCTTTTGCCCCCCGGCTCCCTCcagtgcttgcttccccttcacccttagGCCTTTTTCCTGATTTTTGCCCTTACCCATTCCTCTTCCCGTCTCCTAACACTGCAGGCAGAACCTGGCAGGGGAATGGGGAGATGACTCCCCCACTTCAAGGACCCCGTGCTCGATTCCGGAAGAAACCCAAGGCTCTTCCCTACAGGAGGGAGAACAGTCCTGGGGGTGAGGGGGGATGCACCTGGGAGATGGTGACAGTAGTGGCGGGGGGATAGGCAGGAAACCAAGGGTGCActctgggggctggaggagggaacaGGTGAACCCCAATCTTGGGCTGTTCATTGGCAGCCTCCTGGTGCCAGGGAATGCAGGTGAGAGAAAGATTAGTGACAGGAGTGGCAGGAGGCTCCGCTGAAAACAGCTCCCTCCCCAGACTTGCCCCCACCACCCTTGCCACCGCCAGAGGAAGAGGCGAGCTGGGCCCTAGAGCTGAGGGCAGCAGGCAGCATGTCCTCCCTGGAGCGGGAGCGCAGTGGGGAGAGGAAAGCGGTCCAGGCCGTGCCCCTGGCAGCCCAGCGGGTGCTCCACCCAGATGGTAagcagggccagggcaggcaggaggGCTGCTGCCACAGGAGACTGTGGGCTTTGGGACTGGGGGCTGATAGTAGACCAGCTCAGCCCTCCCTTTAGTTAGGTTCATGCATTTGATCCACATCAAACTCCCCTGTCTCTCTAACTCTCTGAGCACAATCCCCTGAAGTCCCAAGTTGTGTTCATTCCCAGGATGGAAGCCCAGATAAGAGGACTGGGCTCTAGGTGCTCTGTCCCCGCTCCCCACAAGGCTCCCTCTGATTGGGAGCTCCCCCGCAGCGTTCTGAGCACCCATGATGTCAAGGCCATGTGCCGGTCACTCTGCTGCTCCTCAGCCCCAGGCTGGCTGAGCCCTGTGCCTGCCCTTCATCTTCTTCCAGAGCTGAGCCTGTGGTCAGGGTGGCAGGGTGGGTGACAGGGAAGTTCTGCTTCCTGCCTGCACCTGGCTACCCTTCCCTCTTGTGCTGCAGAAGAGGCCTGGCTCCCATACAGCAGACCAAGCTTCCTGTCCCGGGGCCAGGGCACCAGCACATGTTCCACGGCCGGCAGCAACTCTTCCAGGGGCTCCAGCAGCTCTAGGGGCTCCCGGGGCCCTGGCCGGAGCCGGAGTCGGAGTCAGAGCCGGAGCCAGAGCCAAAGGCCAGGACAGAAACGCCGAGAGGTAGGGGCCATAGATTGCAGAAAAATGAGGGCAGAGGACTAGGGAAGGGTGGACCAAGGCGTAATGGAAAACAGGAAGGTGGGCAAGGGCTTGTGGAGGAGTGTCAAAAGGAGGGGATCGAGAgggtgagggggagggaggaatccTGTAGAAGTGACAAGGGgactgagcgtggtggctcatgcctgtaatcccagcactttgggagaccgagatgggcggatcccttgagctcaggagtttgagactagcctgggcaatatggtaaaatcccatctctacaaaaaatacaaaattagctgggcgtggtggtatgctcctgtagtcccagctactcagggggcttgaggtgggaggatagcttgagcctgggaggtcaaggctgcagtgagccatgatcacaccactgctctccagtctgggcgacagagtgagactctgtctcaaacaaacaaacagacaaacaaaacaaaagaaatgacaagGGGTGAGGACAAGATGACACATAATAGAGGAGCCTGGGCTCACCGTAGGAGAACTGGGTTAGGAGAGAGAAAGCCTGAGCCCTTCCTGGACTTGTTTGCCCTGGGCCAGGGTTTTACAAaacagcatctctctctctctccctaggAACCAAGATGACCCTTGTTGGGGCATTGAGAATATCATGAGTGCCACGGGGAAGGGGAGTAGGGATGTCTTTTCCCCCCCAGCAGTGATGAGTGGGGCTAGCTGAAGCCCATTGGTTTCCACGATTTCAATTGGCTGAGAAGGCAGAGAGCTagctcctccctttctttctttttccacctGAGACttgtttataaaaaacaaaacaataaaaagagtcTGATCAGAGCCCAGGGCCCTGTCTGTCTGGTTCTGTGCAGCAGGTTGGGAAGAAGGGGACTGCAGGGTCCTGTATATCAACGCACACTGGTAGcttctgcttccccttccactccGTCAAAAGCACTAagttaggccaggcacaatggctcacactcataatcccagtgctttaggaggctgaggcaggaggatcatttgagcccaggagtttgagaccagcctggccaacctagaAAGAACttgtgtctacacacacacacacacacacacacacacacacacacacacacacacacaaataaataaataaataaataaataaattagccaggtatggttgtgtgcacctgtcatcctatctacttgagaagctgaggcagtagtattgcctgaacccaggtgttggaggttatagtgagctatgattgtgccactggacttcatcctgggtgacagagtgagaccctatctcaaaaacaaacaaacaaacaaaaaactgaaaaaacactAGGTGGGGACTGTACCGTCCTGCTTCTTAAAGGAGTAAGAAGCTCACTGTTCCCGAGTTACAACCATAGAGACTTTCCAAATGCCCAGTAATAAGACACATGTTCCACCTTTGGAAGGTCAAGCCAGGCCCTTCTTTAGTGCCCTCCTCTGGGGTCTGTCTACTTTCCCACAAGAAAATACACCCctcacaaaaaattattttgaaaaactcaAAGAAAGGAGGAGCTTATGGGAGAaaccccaggcaagaaggaagagCATGCTTTTTCAAACCATCTGACTCCGTCACAGAGGGTATGTACAAATGGGCAGCTCTTGGTGGGCCCAGATGTGATTGGGTTGATGGGCACAGAACTGTTAAGACTTTTTTGTGGTGAATGCCGTGGTCCTCGTCACCTCCTGCCCTGCATCCCGTGTGCTCACTGGTGACCTGAGGTTTTGTTCCTTCTCGCTTGCTCCACCCTTGACTCAGTGACTTCCCTGGACTCTCTGGGATTGGCAGCTGCCCTCCAGTCCCAGGCCCTGACCTCGTCTGCCCCTTTGACCTGTGAGTGTACaaatctctctttccctttcagtCTGGCAAACAGGGTTGGGatgttttcaaaaggaattttACCAGGAagctaaaaagaaaccaaaacaaccTCCTCCCCGCAACTGCCACAAAATCCAGATAAGGAAAAGCAAATACAGAGGAACAGATGTGTATGTGGAATACTGATTCTTCCTCCTGAGATCACAAAAATCTGGCCCAGACTGTCCTGATTAATGTGGTTCAGGAAGCCCCCAGTCCCCATGGTCCTGCCTCATTCAGCCTCTCAACTCCCAGTGGCCTCCAAGTAGAGCTGCTGGGTTTGAGGGATGAGCACCCCCTTTTAGGCTCTGCTTCCTGTGGCCCTGTCATGCTCTGTAGCATCCCCTCCACCAACTTGTGGATTCTGCCCCCGACCTTTCCCGCCAAGGGAGGAAGACGCAGGCCTGCCTACCCTCCAGTGCCTCCTGTGGCTCAGGCCCTGGAAGTCCTGCTTCGAGGTTCAtctctctgttctgtttttttctttgaagggTGTTCCTAAGCCAACCGTGACAGGTGGTTCTACCTTTTCTGGAGTTCAGCTGCTTTGTCTATTTTAAGAAACCATCTGGGACTGCTGAAAGCAGTTTTCTCCTCAGGATGGGTGAAATCAAGGGGTTAATTTGATCAAGTCTGCCTGCcctgcttgctttttgttttttccctttttccatgGAGCACAAAGCTTCTTTGGTAGCTGAAGGCCTCGCTGCTGAATGTGGAAACAACCTTCACTGGCTACTTTATAGGTAACATTCATAGGTCACTATGAGAATGGGCGCTACAGTCATTTTTCAGGAACTTGGGACAGCTCTTGTCCAGCTCAAACCAATCGAGACCACCGACTTTTCTACTGGGCCTCTGCAAGTGCTCGAGGGGTGGCCTTTTGACATCGGAGGGCCAAAAACTCCACCCTCAGATCATAACacaaccattttcttttcttttttttttttctttttttttttttgagaccgagtctctctctctcacccaggctggagtgcagtgggcgatctcggctcactgcaagctccgcctcccgggttcacaccattctcctgcctcagcttcctgagtagctgggactacaggctcccgccaccacgcctggctaattttttgtattttttttttttttttagtagagacggggtttcaccatgttagccaggatggtctcgatctcctgacctcatgatctgcctacctccgcctcccaaagtgctgggattacaggcgtgagccaccgtgcccagccagcaaaACAATTTTCTACACAAATGTCCTTATGAAATGCCATGAACCCCAAGTACACTTGGGCAGAATGAACCTATTACTTCATTTTCCCCACAGCCAATCACCCTTCCCCATGCCTTAGACCATCCCACTTCCCTCAGCCATAAATATCCCTAAGGCTTATCTTGAGGAGGTGGATTTAATATAAGTTGCCAGGACCAGCAGACCCTGAaactccccacccctgcccttccTATATTCTGCTTAAAATTTGGTGGATGAACCTCATTCTCCCTTTAATTGCAGAACAGAAATGTGTGACACTCCCTGAGTGTCAATGAATGCCTGATCCCTGCCTAACTCAGGAAATTCTTGCCATCTCTCCAGGTGCTCCCCTAAAAATGGTGCTCCGGGGAATGATCTCACAGAACTCAAGTCTTTACCATTTTATGGTATCAAATTTCTTAAGCTCATAGTGACAACAGTACGAGGATGGTGCTTTTGACCTACGGTCTCATACCTCCCTTCCTTCAGCATCCTCGCTAGACCCAGCCTTGAACCCTTTGTTTGGCATGAGGTAGGGCCTCAGTGCCTCAGTGGcattcataattattttctttccatggtGAGGTTGGGAGAGAGTTGAGCTCTTCTCTAGAGGAGGGGCCCAGGTAAGGCTGAGAGGGGGCTCCGAGAAGCTCCTTCCTCCACAGCCCTCTCCCAGCAGCCACTGCTGTCCTCCACAAAGGCACCTCTGGCTCCTCCACTTCCTGTGATCCAAATGGTGGGGGAAGAGCAGCAGGCAGGGCTGCTCCTCAGGCCAAAACAACCTGGTGGTGGGAGTGGATGGCACAGAGGAGAAAGCAGTGGCTAGGAGTCAGGTGGAGATGATGTTTTGCTCCCTGAGGGCTCCAGGTCAGCTTTgctctaattttgttttcatttgttttcacaaTCGTGGAGGGAGAACTCTCTGGAGGCTTGGGAAGGTGGACCCCAGCTGCAGAGAAACACAGGCCAAGACCCACACACCACAGCCCAGGTCTTGTGGGTGGACAGGAGAAGTGGTTCTGATTCCCGTCTGGGAAGTCTCAGGGACACGGTTCAGGAGTAATCTACAGGAGAAGCTGAAGGACAGTGGAGTTATCTCCCTTGCTCCTTATCTCCCTTCCCCAGTGCCAGGCTTCCTCCTGGCTTCTTCCCAGAGGCCCTCTGGTCAAGATGAACACATTAGCCAGGAAGACAGACACTCACCACCAGCCTTGGGCATACGACAGTGGAGCTGACTTCTCTGGGAAGAGATCTGAGAGTCAGGGGGCCAGGGAGGCATCCCCCTTCCCAGCCGCTGGGTGTGGCTGACCTCCATGTCTTCCAACCAGTCTGGCCTCCACTCCCACAGGGGCAGGGAGAGGTTGGGGGTCAGGAAGATCTCATCCCGTGGGGAGGGAGGTGATGAGGCATCTGTCAGGGAGGGTAGAGGTGTCTGTGGGAGGTTGACCTTCAGCCCCTAGGGGCCAGTTTAGTACAGAAAGCTTAGGACCAGCTCAGGGCATGTACCCAGCCCTAAACATAACCTAACCCCAACTCAGCCCATCAGTCCCAGAGGCCACATCCCCAGGGGCCCGATCCATTTGTTTCTTTAGGGAGAAGTGATTGAACTGTTTCCTTCCAGCCCAGCTCTGGCCTTCTATCTGCACTGTCCCTTCACATCCCCATTCCCTGGGCATTCTTCTTCTGCCATCATGGGCACTTCTGTCCTGGATAATCCTTGCCCTCCCATTTACCacaagcctgttttttttttttttgtcggggCAAAGGATAGAGTTAAGGTTAGTAAAATGGGGATGGGGGATCTGATGGTGCATGTGGGGAAGGGACACCCAAGGAGCCAAGACCCTGTACTACCTTCTGCTGACATGGAGATAAAGGTCCCACTCTGCTGGGAATGTCAGAGGTGAGCCCAGTGGCTCGTCAGCCCCAGCCACGGACAGGGCAGGAGGATGGGATTGGAAGAGGATGGAGCAACCTTTCCTGGAGACTCAAGTCGGGGTAAGAGGGGAGTCCTAGAGGCAGGGAAATGGACCTACAGTTGGCTGCCTTTAGAACTGGACAAtttgggccaggctcagtggctcatgcctatactcccaacactttgggaggctgaggtgggtagatcacttgaggtcaggagttcaaaaccagcctggccaacatggtgaaaccccgtctctactaaaaatacaaaaaaattagctgggcatggtggtaggtgcctgtaatcccagctactcgggaggctgaggcaggagaatctcttgaacctgggaggcagaggttgcagtgagctgagatcatgccactgcctgggcaaacaaacaaaacaaaaacaaacaaacaaacaaaaagaattggACAATTTGTCCTTGTTCTGTGGGTGAACTTGGGCAAGCCAATAAAATTATCTGACTTACAGTTTCCTCATTAGGATAAGAGAGATAAAGAATATTCCACATAGACTTTCAATATTAAATGTATGCAAAGCACTTATCATAGTGCCTGAGATACAATAATCATTCAATAAAACTAGTTGTTTTAACAATGATGACATGATAACAGTTGTTAGAAAGGCAAGGGGCATGAGTGAGGAGTAAGATGGGGAGACCTCACATACCTATGAAGACGCAGTCTGCCTCCCTGGGCTCTAGACCGAAACCAAAGCTATCCACAGCCACTGCCAGGGCCCGGGCAAAGTGAGCATCAGCGAGGAAGGAGCCATCGGAGGAGCTGACAAGGCTGGCTCTGGCGCTGGCGGCATTGTCCTCAGAGGCTGAGCCCCAACCATTGGCTAAGGAGCCCtcgctgggggtgggggtgaggcagggccgaggtgggcacagcAAGACTCCCCCCTTGGGCCCCACCCCTCCTCCAGTCCTGCCCATGTCCGTGAACTCTGAGGCTGTTGGGACGCTGATGTACCCATAGGTGGTGGGGGGTGAAGGAGCCCTTGGCATGGGAGAGACGCTGTTCCTAGGGAGAGGCAAAAGGGGAGACAGCAATGGTTTGGGTGGAATGAGGGTTGTAGTAACAGAAAAGCCCCAGTTGAGGGAGGGCGGAATGGGTGGAGAGGCGCTTGCCCCCACAGCTTTTCTGTAGTTCTTTGGTTATCTCTCAAGCTACTCACCTGGGAGTCTCCTCACCCTCACTGAGTTCCAAGCACAGGGCTACCTCCTCAGGGGTCAGCACGCTGTCTTGATCCTCCCCCAGGGATGACAGTGAGGAGCTGGACAGGCGACTGGAAGCTGGGCTGGGGCCAGAGAGGGAAGAGGCCTGGGGGCTAGGGGGACTGCAGGGGCTAAGGATGGGGATGGGGGCTGCTGGCAGCAGGATGGAGGAGGGAGCCTGTGGTGCCACCGGAGGCCTGATTTGCGGGAGAGAGTGATGGCACCGTAGTTACTACAGCTCTTCAAGTCCTTTCCCCCCTTCCCCAGCCTGTCCAATCCCGGCACACACTCCCCACACCCCCACTCTCCCAGCCCTGCTTCCCGACCCCATGCCCTCTTACTGGGTCTGTTGACTCTGAGTTGGGGGAGTTTCATGAGGAAAGAGGGGTGCTGGAGGGAGATGACGAGTAACCAGCTCATTTGAGGAGCTGAGGAGTTTCGGTCCCAGGGCCCGCCAGGCAACCAGAGCTTGGGGCACAGCTCCTGGGGAAGAGAAGCCTGGGTGTGAGAACAGTGGCATCCCCATCTGCTCTGGAGCTCAGCCTGCCGGCCTGCCCACCAGCCCCCTTAGCTACCTGTCCACTACTCCATCCAACCCTCATCAGCCTCCTCAGGGAAAGGAGGATGAGCCCGTGGGAGGGCCCTGGGCTGGTAAGCCCCTGCATCCCTACACCCTATCTCACCCCTTCACTTCCCTTTCAGGGACCCCCTCTCACCTGGGCTTTGGGAAAGGTTCTTGGAACCTCTATTTCCTAACTCACAGGCCCGGAGCTCCAAGGAGTGGCTGCCCCGGAGCAGTGGGGAACTGTTGGCATGCTGCAGCTCTGCAAAGAAAGGGTTGGTGGTTGTGGGGCCCAGGATGGACTTTTCAGACCCCAGCTGCTGGCTCTATCTTCAGCCTTATTCAATTCAGCCTGCACGACcctgaacccagagaaaagaggGGGAACCCCCTGAATCCCCTCCACACCCCCATCTTCATCCAGCAGCTGTGATAGGGTAGAAGGAGCACTAGGCTTGGGGTCAAAAGACCTGCCCAGctcagctgtgtgacttcagggcAGTCCATgtacctttctgagtctcagtttcatgTGTAAACAACCACTTCGAATGATGGTCTTGACAATTAAGTAAAAACAGATTGCACAAGTTCTTGGCCTTGAtagatgctttaaaaaacaactttctttTCCTTGACTGTATTCATTCCAATCTTCCTGATCTCTATACCCTCACATTGCTACTCTCATGAATTTTGGCTCAGTAAGAAAAATACTCCTTCTTTTCTTGGACAGAATCtattaatttccatttctcaCATTGCAAATATCTCACATGGCTCTGGATAGCCCTGCTCTGGGAAACTCGACTGTCTCTCACTTGAAAGATGGGGTAGACTGTCAGGTTGAGCTGAGTGGGTAGGACAAAAACAGGGATCGACACACAATGTTGGCTGTGACAGGAGACAGTCAGCTAATAGGAAGAGGAACTTCAGAGTGGGAAAAGGTATTGGTCTATCCCAGGGACGCAATGCCCTGCCCATactttttgttgaatgaaagagtgAATGCATGGGTGATATCAGAAATGTGGATATAAACACACAGTGAGAAGAGTCACCTAGAAGATGGAAGCTGTCATCTGGCCCACATGGGCAGTGGAGAGACAGGGCTCTGAGTGAACTTTCACAACAGAGAAGCTGGAAACTAAAGAGACAGCCCTAACTATGTGCAATGACCTGTGAGCATGCTTCTTGGTCAGACCAGAATGCAAAAGGGATCTAAGTTTAAGCCAGAGAGGAATAGGGTAATACAGGAGAGAGATTTTTCCAGGAGCAGGAACCTGAAGAACATcagacaaaggagaaaagaaacagccTTTAGATTAGTGTCCCATGACCAGAAGCCCAGCTAGGAAAGAGTTTCCCCTCTTGGTGGACCAGGGACCAGGCAGGACCTTCAGGGTAGAGCTATCTAGTCAGTCACATATCAGAGATCTGGGGGCCACTACGGGCAGCTTCAGAGAAGGGAAGTGAGCCAGGCTTTGGCATTGACCAAGACCCCATTTATGTACTAGTGGCCAGACCTTCTGATCCTTTAGGATGAAAACTCATCAATGACTAGACTCCCTCCGTCAAAGTTTCCTTTGGTACTTTGGCTGTTtggtttttattgattttctataGCTTTCATATGACCCAGGTAATCTGGGGAGCCAACTTCAGGGTTGGTGCACCAACTCTGCTATCATCAGCTATGTCTTGTCTGGTGCCTGGCTTCTTGACTAAGCTCAGAAATATGAGCACAAGTTGGTTGGCTGGTTTGagtggaaagggaaagaaaacagccAGGCCTGGAAAAGGCCACTTTTATCCTAGCCTGTTTCACTTCCTCTAAGGGACTCTGGTAACAAAAGCCCTCCTCCTATGTTGCTTGGAGTTACTTGGACTTTAGTTTCAATTCTAATTGAATAAACTGGACAAGAAAAATGTTATCAAGGTGAAAGGTTGAAACTCATTGGTCaaattgcaataaatatttgtttgaataaaataatgaatgaatgaggataTTCAGTGCATATATCTGGCAAACTGAGCAGAACTAAGAACCTGCTATGATGGATGAGAGACAGGAGACTGTAATTGTGAGGATATCAGCACTGGAGAAGAAACCCCAACTAAGgccaaataataagaaaaaggaacaagCAGGTCAAGGGGAGTGGGTGGTACTGGGAGAGCCTGCCAGttttagaagaggaagaaacagcaGTAGAATCAACTCCATGGGTCTGGAGAAGACCATAGCATGATCTTGTTGCTGCTGAGGtcctgggaggtagaggtagaATATCTAGTGTCTACCAGCCAAGGAGTCGCTGCAGTTGACCTATCCTGGGGGCAGTGGTGAGATGGGGCTGGAGCGAGGAGAAACAGGGAGTGAAGTAAGGACCTAAACCACAGGCTAGGAAGCCTCATCTCAGAATTGGAACCCTTCTTAAGAACTGGCTGTAGAAAACCACTCACCTCTTTCCAGTAGCATTACTGTTCTAAGAGGGGCTATCCATTCCATTAAAGTTGGTGTAGTTCTCCCTGGGAAGgctgttttttaaatgagactATTCCACCTTTTTTTTAGCTGGTGTTTCGTTACCACCAAGGATTTATAATGCAATAGCTCTGAGGCAAAGCTGGTAAGAATGCCAGCTTCGCTGATATTTACAGTCATAAAATTCTGGATATTGAACAAGCTGTTAATTATCTTAATCCATCTTTGTCTTATTAAAAGTTGGATTAAAtccacttaaaaaaaagacttggcTGTAGAACATTTGTTAGGTCTTACTAATTAGTACAGAAGACTCAAGAAGACAGCAGGTAGATTGCAGGCCAATGTTCTGCAGgccagaaataggaaaaaatactCAAAGAGAGAATAGGATTTCCTGAGGGAGCTCCAGAGAGACTCAGAATCACTTCAGAGGCAGACTATCCTGCCTTCAGATTTGAGTCCTGCAGCTAATTACTTGCAGAATTTTGAACCAGTAACTCAATCATTCTGACCCTCTTCCTGTCTGTAAAATTAGAGAAATAGTAGCTAGCCAatctattgtgaggattaaatgaaataacaaacaTAAGTAAAGCACCTAGTATATAGCAATTGATAAAAAATGGAggctataattatttttctctgaaaagtcTAAGAATGCAGCTGGGAGTCAGGAGATAAACCTGTCCAGAAAGGAAATACCCATTCCTCTCTGAGAAGTGAGTTGGGAGTCGGTGCCCAAGCACACCTGTACATAGTACACCAGGAGATGAGCTCGTGGGAGCCTGAGGCTTTGTGCCAGCACTGGTCACATTCCCCCAGGCTCTAGCATTACTTGTTTGCTAGTCAACACTTTCGTTAGACAGGCCCTGAGCCCTTAGAAGTCAGGGGCTGTGTCTGACGTCTCTTGTGTTCCCCATGTTTGGCATGCAGTGGTGCTTATTAAACGTTTGCTGAGTTGAATTGAGTGCAGAATTAGGGCTCACTGCTGGTGTAGCCAAACTGAAACAAGAGCACAGTGCAAAAAGCTGAGGCTATTGCACCCCTAGCTGAGTGCTCTGGTGGTAGGAGAAAGAGGTCTTGTGTCCACCTGGAGAGGAGAATGGAAGGAGGGTGTGGAGGTTGCACGCCCCTCCAGGCTTTGAGGCCTTGTTCCCATCACATTCCCATTCCTGGGCCCGCCTACCACCAGCTCAGTCTATGTCTATTCTCCCCCTCCTTACCCTGCTTCTTTTTGGCCTTCCAAGCCTCTGCAGGGGCCAGAGACAAGCGGGGAGAAGAGAGTCCCCTGCGGCTGCAGAGGCTGTCTGAGCTGGAACAGGGGCTGGAGAGCTGGGCCAGCTGGGGTGGGAGGCGCCTGACAGCTGGGACCTGGGGACTTGGCCTGGCTGGGGTACTGGAGGGCAGCTCAGCGATGAGGGAGCCATAAAAAGTGCTGGTGTCTGGAAGCAGGGGCACGCCGGGGCTTCGGGAGTCCCAGGAGAGCACTGTGACATAAATGACAGGAGGAATTATGGTGAGCATGTCCTGCTTTCCATCCCTGAGATCACTGCCCCCAGCTAGGCCCTTGCCCCCACTGAGCATGCTCACAGGAGCGACGACAGTCTAGTGGGTCCCGGGCATCCGCCCCCAGCCGACTgctgaggctgctgctgctgctcaggTCCCGAGAGCCAGAGGTGGAACGCCAAGTGTCTGCCAACCACTGGGAGTCACTGTGATCCATCCTGGGGCAGTGGAGGGAGGGGGTGAGGCCAGGAGAAACAGGGAGAAGTGAGAACCTTTTTGGCCAAGACTTCCTGTTCAGAGGCAGCAGAAGAGGGCAAGGAGATGGTGGCTTTATCCTTACTACTGCTTTTCAGCTTTTCACAGACTCCTTAAGATCTCTGACCTGGTCCCCTAAACCCAGCACCCCTTTCTTATTCCTGGATGAGGGGAAATCCGAGTCACCCAGAGCTGGGAGGTAGTAATGACAGACAGCTATGTATGCTGAGGTAAAAAGAAGACCTGAAGACAAATCTGGTTTGACAATCTCTATCTGTCACAGCTTAGCTTGGGTAAGTACATCTGTTGCACTTGGGTAAGTACATCCTCTCtaagccccagttttctcatctgtaaaatgatggcAATAGGGCCTTCCACACTCAAGACTGATGGTCT from Homo sapiens chromosome 11, GRCh38.p14 Primary Assembly encodes:
- the ROBO3 gene encoding roundabout homolog 3 isoform c (isoform c is encoded by transcript variant 7), translating into MGLGPAPYSWLADSWPHPSRSPSAQEPRGSCCPSNPDPDDRYYNGAKGGKVKLLGKPVQMPSLNWPEALPPPPPSCELSCLEGPEEELEGSSEPEEWCPPMPERSHLTEPSSSGGCLVTPSRRETPSPTPSYGQQSTATLTPSPPDPPQPPTDMPHLHQMPRRVPLGPSSPLSVSQPMLGIREARPAGLGAGPAASPHLSPSPAPSTASSAPGRTWQGNGEMTPPLQGPRARFRKKPKALPYRRENSPGDLPPPPLPPPEEEASWALELRAAGSMSSLERERSGERKAVQAVPLAAQRVLHPDEEAWLPYSRPSFLSRGQGTSTCSTAGSNSSRGSSSSRGSRGPGRSRSRSQSRSQSQRPGQKRREEPR
- the ROBO4 gene encoding roundabout homolog 4 isoform 2 (isoform 2 is encoded by transcript variant 2) gives rise to the protein MVAVVGEQFTLECGPPWGHPEPTVSWWKDGKPLALQPGRHTVSGGSLLMARAEKSDEGTYMCVATNSAGHRESRAARVSIQEPQDYTEPVELLAVRIQLENVTLLNPDPAEGPKPRPAVWLSWKVSGPAAPAQSYTALFRTQTAPGGQGAPWAEELLAGWQSAELGGLHWGQDYEFKVRPSSGRARGPDSNVLLLRLPEKVPSAPPQEVTLKPGNGTVFVSWVPPPAENHNGIIRGYQVWSLGNTSLPPANWTVVGEQTQLEIATHMPGSYCVQVAAVTGAGAGEPSRPVCLLLEQAMERATQEPSEHGPWTLEQLRATLKRPEVIATCGVALWLLLLGTAVCIHRRRRARVHLGPGLYRYTSEDAILKHRMDHSDSQWLADTWRSTSGSRDLSSSSSLSSRLGADARDPLDCRRSLLSWDSRSPGVPLLPDTSTFYGSLIAELPSSTPARPSPQVPAVRRLPPQLAQLSSPCSSSDSLCSRRGLSSPRLSLAPAEAWKAKKKQELQHANSSPLLRGSHSLELRACELGNRGSKNLSQSPGAVPQALVAWRALGPKLLSSSNELVTRHLPPAPLFPHETPPTQSQQTQPPVAPQAPSSILLPAAPIPILSPCSPPSPQASSLSGPSPASSRLSSSSLSSLGEDQDSVLTPEEVALCLELSEGEETPRNSVSPMPRAPSPPTTYGYISVPTASEFTDMGRTGGGVGPKGGVLLCPPRPCLTPTPSEGSLANGWGSASEDNAASARASLVSSSDGSFLADAHFARALAVAVDSFGFGLEPREADCVFIDASSPPSPRDEIFLTPNLSLPLWEWRPDWLEDMEVSHTQRLGRGMPPWPPDSQISSQRSQLHCRMPKAGASPVDYS
- the ROBO4 gene encoding roundabout homolog 4 isoform X2; amino-acid sequence: MERATQEPSEHGPWTLEQLRATLKRPEVIATCGVALWLLLLGTAVCIHRRRRARVHLGPGLYRYTSEDAILKHRMDHSDSQWLADTWRSTSGSRDLSSSSSLSSRLGADARDPLDCRRSLLSWDSRSPGVPLLPDTSTFYGSLIAELPSSTPARPSPQVPAVRRLPPQLAQLSSPCSSSDSLCSRRGLSSPRLSLAPAEAWKAKKKQELQHANSSPLLRGSHSLELRACELGNRGSKNLSQSPGAVPQALVAWRALGPKLLSSSNELVTRHLPPAPLFPHETPPTQSQQTQPPVAPQAPSSILLPAAPIPILSPCSPPSPQASSLSGPSPASSRLSSSSLSSLGEDQDSVLTPEEVALCLELSEGEETPRNSVSPMPRAPSPPTTYGYISVPTASEFTDMGRTGGGVGPKGGVLLCPPRPCLTPTPSEGSLANGWGSASEDNAASARASLVSSSDGSFLADAHFARALAVAVDSFGFGLEPREADCVFIDASSPPSPRDEIFLTPNLSLPLWEWRPDWLEDMEVSHTQRLGRGMPPWPPDSQISSQRSQLHCRMPKAGASPVDYS